The genomic stretch CATTCTAGCTACTACAAAAAAGAACTGACCCTTACCAACCACTTCCTATGGCTACATTTAACTGGGCTGTCACTCACTTTGCACCTAGTGTTTCTTAAGAAGACCATGTCCTCGAAAAGAATCCCAGAGGCACCCAATTCCCAGCTGCAACAAGAAGACATCTCGGCCCTTTTCTCGGGGTAATGCCCAACTGGACCTTGGGCCATCACTCAGAAATGACTCTTCCTCTTGCCATCCTAGGCCTTGGAAGCAGCAAGGCCCAGTTTTCAGGGACGTGGTACGACACGCCAGCTGCTCAGGTTACTTACATCTCTCACTGTCGTTCTGGTCGGCAACGGCCTCTTCTAGGGTGACTGACTTTGGCTTTTTGTCTTGATTTCCCTTTAACCTCTCCCAGTCGGCTGGGGTGAATTTGCACACCTCGGAGTCTTTGGTTGCTGGGTGgccaccttctttttctttcatctctaaCTCTGAGAAACGCATCATTGCACGCTAGAAAGAGAACGGAGatggggggagaaaaaaaacaaaacacaacatctTACCATAAAGGCTATTTTATGTGTCTTATATTATAAAGGaaagtgttttcaaagaaaagcttGCCCAAAGCCAACCACAATTTATGAGATACAACTCAGATATTTTAAAGTTTAGCAGATAAAATTTAAGAGTGTCTATGTGAATAGTCACACATTCTTTATCCATAAAGTCGTGTGTATATAGATATAGGCACAATGTGTATGTATAGCCATACATACACGATTGCATAGAGACATTTTCTTTGGAAggttataaataaaacaaaacaaaactacaacgcaaagaaaacaaaagaaaaacacaacagaaaagaaacaaaatgcacAATGAATAAAGACGACCATGGCCCACAAACTTCCCTTTGTATATTTGGAAATGAAATTTAACTCAAAAAGGTTTATGGAAGATTCTAGTAATAAAAATTTGAAGAACTGACCTCACAGTAAGCAGCGGGTAGACATAAAATACTGTCCTCTTGTAATCCTTCCATCTATGTAATTAAAATGGGCACTCAATGGATCATTTAGATAACTTCATCCATTTTTATCAGCATAAACCAATTTTTTCTTAACATTGCAAAACAATTTGGCTTTATTCatcttttaattaaaagtaaaatatcttAAGGAAATTCCTATACAACATCTATCATAATTCACCAGCAAATTAAATACATACTCTATCCCTTTAAGcgaattctctctcttttctttggtgaaaaaaaaaacctgcacgATTCCCACAGACATGCCACTGCTACACATCTCCACCGATTATCAAGTAAGGTATTCTAAGCAACGCTTCTAGATATATTTGTTATCTTACAGGCAGAGACATCAAAGCAATTGCTAGGTAAACGTCATGCAGTCTTTAGACATCCTTCATAATAATTACAACTTGTTATCAGCATTCCAGTAGAGTTCTCATATAATCTACAGAATAGCTTAAAGTATCAGACACATGAACCTCCTAAGAGCTACTACCGCCGTCCCCTTATTGAACACACTGCATACATTCCAATTACCGTAAGTGTCATTAACCAAATCTGCCTGGCGCTCTGTCCTACCACGTTCCCCCAAATCCCCTTTGTATATCACAAAACTGACAAAATGATCAAGTCAGTGAAATTCGGATGGGGGGGGCTCACCTGCAATGCCCGCTGCTCTCGGCTGAGCTGACTGGAATCGGCGTACAGTTCGGTAGTGACACACTTGAATCGGTCGCCCACGTAACCTGCCGAGTTAGCAATTCTTTTTGCCAGCTTGGATGGCTTCGGCTTCAGAACTTTGCCATTGTTGGCTTCTGCCTCATCAGTTCCATCTTTGGTATAGGTGGGGGTCACATCCAGACTCGGAGGGGCACCGCCCACACAAAACGGTTTGGGATCCTCTTGGGTTTTACCAAAAGTCACAGCAGGGCCCTCGCTGCCCAGAGTTGTCTCCAAGAATGGAGTTGCTACTGGCACCCCCAGGTTTTCTTTGTTGGTTCCTGTTGCAACACTGTCCTTGCCTAAGCTGAACACTGGCTGGCCCGGGGCCTGCTTGAAAGTATAAGATTCATGGAAGTCACTGACGCGGCCCAGCTCCTCTCTGAGAGAGATGAAATCACGGTGTTGTTGGATCACAGGGTCAGCCGAGGGTTTGGTGGATTCTGTGTTCTGGCCTACATTCTCAGTTACAAGGCCTGGTTTGGATGCTCCAACATCAGTTTTAGCCTCTGCTTCTTCTCGGAGAAGATCTACATAGACCAGTTTGTCACTTTTGACCCCAGTTTTCCCTTGATTCCAGCTAGGGTTTGGTTTCAGGTTCTTGTCAGTGGGAACTTCTGGGTGTAGTTTGGTGCTGCTAGCTTCCAACATTTCAGAAAACCTACTGCGGAGGGCTGGGTCCTCATAACGAGCTCTCTCATGGGAGCGGGACCGTCTCTCCGTCTTCTCCTCTTTTGTGATCTCCATGGGCGTATGTGGGATTAACATGGGATGGACCATGCCCAAGCCCAGGGCATCTTGGTAGGTCACAAACTCTGGCCTGCTTGTGTGCAGCCCATAGGGCAGGCCAGGCTTAGGGGCAAGGTGCCCAGGAAACAGACTGCCATTGGGTAATAAAACTGGGTGAGGATATACAGGTCCTTTGCCATGTAAAGAGAGGGGACTTAGAGCGATGCCTTCTGGTGCTGGGTAAGGGAGGTAACTCCTAGGGTAGGGAATTGGTGGGGACCTGAATGCTTCATTTGGAGATAGAAATATTGAGCTTGGCGGGAGGCCATTCTCGCTCGCTTTGAAACTCGGTTCTGGGTTGGCTTTGGCTGCCTTGCTGCTGGTGCtgccactgtgcttggcaggcGTGGTTGGGGGCTGGCCCACATGCTGGATGACTGATGGTGTGGTATCCACAGAACTCCTGCTGGTCTTGGTGCCATCTGCATTGGCGTTGGGGGCTGGTGATGCAGAGGCTGGGCGTCCAGAGCTGGACACTGACCCTGAAACATTAGTAATCACAGCGTCTGTGCCACCCATGCGGGGACATGAGGAACTCCGCTGTTGTGGGATCGCCcagtccaaagccttgttcttcAGCGACATGCTTTTGCCATTGTTCTCTTCATTAGGACTCGGCCCTGGCACCACCCAGGATGAGGGAGCAGTGCTGATGATTTCTGATCTATAGATAGCACAGCCATTTCCTGGAGGAGATAATGTTTCTTTTGGAATCTCGCTTCCGGAGAGCACTAATCCACTTGCAGCCCGACTGTGAACCAGGACTGTGGGAGCCATCTTTTTCATGTGGTCAGCTTTGGAAGCATCTACATCCACCACTTTAGAAGACAAGTCTAGTGGTTTATCTGTGACGTCTTTGGTAACggtctgcttttccagaagagGTGGTGAGCCCCCATCTTTTTTGTCTTGAACTGTTGACTTCCGGGTGTGCCCAGACATGGGTTGGGCACAATCACCCCCATCTGGAGCCTTGGGGTACTTGCCATTGGAAAGCCTCGCTGTGGGGAACTCGCTATTGACTGTCATGTATGGCTTCGTCAGGGTGACGGAGGGGGAGGTGGAGATCCTGGGATAGTGCTTGTGGAACTCGGAGTAGGTCTCTGCAGTGGGCTGAGCTGGAAGGTGGACACGGGGTGAGGGCCGAGGTGAAGGAGGCAACAGGAGAGCTGTGTCTCCTGGCAGGCCACTGTTGACCGCCTTGGCAGAGGACACCCGGGGTTGTTTACTGTTCTGGATGTGGGGATAGGTGTGGGAATCAACCGGGTTCCCAGGGCTGACGCCCATCTTCCACGGGAGGCTTTTGTCTGAGCAGTGGACAAGAGGAGGGATGGCTGGAGAGGCTGAAGGTGTGGAGAGCCTCATGGGTGAAGACAGGGAGGAGGGGATGTGGGGGTTCACGTAGTGCGGGGGTGGCAGGTAGAGGAAGCGCTCCCCACTGGTGCAGACTGGAGAATACAGCGGCTGAGTCAAGCCGTAGGACTGCTGAGGTAGCAAGGCCTTGTACATGTTCAGTGAATACTTATTTGGCGAGTCAAGGAAAGGGTAGATGGCTGGAGTGGCCCCCTCCATGTAAGGGTTGACCCAGGGCAGTCGCAGGTAACTAGCACCGTTGATGTTGAGAGGGCTCTGTTTGTCACTGGCGGGCCTGTCCAAACCCAAGCTTTCTGCTGTGCCTACAGCACTTTTTTGTATTCCAGGCGGTGTTTTGTATATAGCGCTGAAGCCATTTGGGGGTTTTCCAGAGACAGCAGAAGCCTCCACTGTCTCAGGAGTATTCGGCTTGAATTGCATCTCTGGATTTCTTTCTGAAGAAAACCCAAGGCCACCGAGAGAGCTGGTGGCAGCCTCCCGACCTTTTTCTGAGCCCAGTCCACACAAGCCAGAATAGACAATATTTCCAGGGACCCGGAGCCCTTCCCGGATGAGGCCTGTGCGGTCCATACTCAGTGCTGCCAGGCCATCGATCCGATGGGCTCCACTGGTATCCACCTTTGTAAAAGAACAACACTTGTTACTTGGGACACCTGTCACACAGAAGCAGCCCTGGTCCAGAAGAAAGGTCACCCACCAGGTCACAAGACATCACCCTTAATACCCCAACAGGAAAGGTTAAAAGACAGCTTTGCGGTGCCCAGTATCCTCTTCCTCTTATATTCAAATCACTCTaaagcttcatttttctttcatttctcttcaaCTAGTAACCCACAAGCACTGAAAGATACACCCAGACTAGAAGCCAATCCATTATTTGGCTCATCTGTGCAAACTCTACCTTTGCAGCCCATAGTCTTTGCTGTAGCACAGACAACAACACATACAATAGTCTCTGCACTATGGCAAGACTCATACGAACCCTTTAGTTCGGACTGAGGAGGGGGCATTCATTTTTCCTGGACACAGAAAGGTATAATTTAATAGAAGAAACAATTTTTTCATGGGACAAAGAGTATGGGGAACTTCAGCTTATCTAATTTCTAAATCAATAAAGGGGCTGGGGCCAAAGTGTGGTTGCATCTTTTGACTTCCTTTTCCTGGTGCCTGAAAGGACGGTCTAGTGTTTCAAAGTTAACTGGCAACGCAAAGCCTCAGGaactacttggagactgagaaaTTATCCAGCTTGGAGCATCAATGGGGCACATGGCCATTAGGGATACTCTATTCCCCACCAGTGACTAAGGAACAAGGACCTGTGAGGGCAGAGCATATTAAAAACAATACATAGCCAAGTCCTGATGCTCCCTCCCCCTCACActgcgcacacgcacgcacgcatgtattcgcgcacacacacacacacacaactctaaTTGCATCCAAACTAATGCATAGTTGATTACAAATCACTGATAGCCATCCGATCAAAAGAAGCCATTCATCCCTTACCACGTTGTGATTCAAGGGATTCTCCTCCCTCAGTTCCAGCCTGGCTTTTGAAGCATCACCATCATTCACAGGAATTTTCCTATTAAAAAGGACACACCAATTTCACGAAAACATCTCTTGCTGAATCTATCTTTCATCTATCTCCCCGGACCAGACCAGTTTTCTACtaatctcatttatttttttgaacCGTCTTAACCCTCCCTGCCATGACCTCTAGTGAAAGTTGCTCCCAAATGGTGATTCAATACCCTGGCAGAACAAAGCAAAGGCAGGCCTTTCATGTGTACGGACATGAATAACACATATGTCCCAGAGGTGGGCAAGCCAGAAATTAAGCACACTTCTCTCACGTGACCTTTCTCACAGAGGCCAAGTGCTGTCCCAGCTAGCCCTTACGGGCTGTCCTAGATggtagaaatgaaataaaatgactaATGGACCAAGTGGGCTAGAAGTCTCCAGGCTAAACCCCTTCACCTACCCACATCTGCATTAACCCCAAGGGCTGGTTGTCAAAACTTTCTTTCCCCCAAACAAAGTTACGAACTATGTCCATGAGACTAGTTTCCATGGTGACAGTTATATCTGCAGCCTTTATCAAAATAATGTGGAGATGTGTATGGATATACAATAGTATCAGAGAAATGTCAGCTACtccaggaagagaggaagctgCACATCTGTGCCAGGCTgctgttggctgtcctgggacttgttaTCAGAGAGCATTGATAACGAAAGTGCTCTATGCCAACTTCCAAATCCCCAGGATAACATCACTGACAAGCAGCAGAGGGAAGGCTTCACCGTTAACCCAAAGCTGCTTCAATCATCCACTGTTCAGTTGTCTCTGGCCAGTCCAAAATTACTGATTAGAAAGTCTAACTGTGCTGCCCAGTGATCAGAATCTGGGCCAATAGCCACATGGCATGGCAGCAGAGGGCAACCTGAAACCTTGGGTTGTACCCAAGGAAAGGGTAGCCATCTCTTCATTTATTACTAAGCAAACTATTTGTTTTAAAAGCACATTGAATGCCAATCCACCTGGGCCCACACTCCTGACATTTAGAGTTAAAGCAGAATATAGACGGGGATTAATTCTCCTTcataaatatgaaataataaaTTAAGGATGAAAGTGCACTGAAAGGCCGCTTTAGGGGCTAATCTTTTAAAGGGCGGCAATGCTTCGCTGAGCCAGGCTGCCTGTTAAAACTGTAAATCAAGGGCCACCAGTTAGAAGATCTCCCTTGTCTAGACCTTTTGGGGCCCTCTCTGCCTGTGAGAAGGTGAGGGGGGGTTGGGCATGCATGGGCTCTGCTCAGgactgtgggggaggggaccaGTTCTCCCTCACCAGGCCTGGCCCTGGAGACCATTCACCTGTCTTCACTTGTTCCACACATGCGGACCCTCTCGCTGTTCATCCAGCTGTGAACGTTCCCATACAGGGGAGTTGCTGAAAGCATGTCGTCTTCTTGGATGGCAGCAGCGTGGCTTTAGGCGTCtagtctgtttaaaaaaaaaaaaaagaggggggaggTCCCAGTGAGGTTAGGTGAAGAAGAAGCACTGATGAAGCAGAGAGGACCTTTTAAAGCAATTCACACAGGACACAGCGCACGCCTGACACAGGATACAGCGTCTACAAGTATCCAGGAGCTGAGAGCACACCTgaggggatcaaactcaagctcACAGGAAGCCCATCTGAGTCACAGCTCTATGCCTCCCCACCCTTCTGCCATAGAAAGAAGCCATATTtgaggagggactggagagagacATGGATGGCTAGATCACTGGCATACTCTTGGGGTGACGATAGAAGGAGTGAGTTAACAGTGAGGGGTTTGGTGGCAGGCTTGGGATGCAAATTAGGACACATCGTTAGGACTGAATCTCCAAGCTGTCCTGCACACAGCCCAAAGATGgagggtgaaagagagagagagtccagtGGGCTGGTGAACCCCTCTACTGGAGCCCTGGATTAGATTAAGCACCTAACAGGGGTGGTTTCGCCTGGGAGCTGCAGGGGGAGGCGGCTGAGTAATTCAATGACGCCTGCTCGCTGGGGACAAGAAATCATTAGCGCATAAGTCTTTGCAGCCAGGGCTGATGCTGACGGGCTCCAGAGCTGCTGGCACATAGGGAACAGGCAAAAGCCACCCATTTTCCACGTCTTAGGAGGGGAGAGCTGCGCAGAGGGGGTAGGGGGGGCACAAAAGAAGCCCAGACCACCTCCCCCACCTACCTTCTCAGCCCACCGCCCCCACCCACACCACATTCTAGTTTGCTGCATGAGTGAAGGGTCAGGACAAGCTGCATTTTATTAACAGGATTATCACGGCGCGTGATTTATCCTCGTGCAGGATTTTAATTGCTCTTTGGAGGTTGAGCCGTTTCTTTTGACTGCGCTTCAGCCCATATCCTGCTGTTAAATGCTGGGTTAATAAGTAGGGGAGCCTTTAATGCCTGGGACCGATGGCCCTCGGCAATTCCCTGCTCACAAACACATCTCAGTTTCCCTTGTCCAGGACAGGCCACGACATTTTTCCACGGGACCCAAACCTGAATGTGAAATAATTGGTGTGCGGATAGATCATCAGGGgaacttttctttctcctccctcacacacccacccacacagttTCCGAAAGCCCAAATGTTCCCTTAAGTCGACACATTTCCTTTGTTAGCAGGAGAAAATATGCAAATGCTTGCTTTTACACTTTAGCACACGGAGAAGCTGGCTGCCAGGTCGGTTGGGTGGAGGCACCCCGTCCAGGGGACTCTTCTGCcagaggctggggtgggggtggggaaggcttGGGAGGACTGAATCCAAAAGCTCAGCTATGCTTCTTTCTTTGTCCTAACTAGGTCTTTTGTCCACCAGCAACCCCCACTGGCCCCCAACCACAGAACATGCACCAACACACCATGCACAGTTAGAGCTCAACAATGaaactggaaggggaggaagggcacTGAAGAGGCTGGAATCTGTGGAGGCATAATGGGAGTGGACTTTGGCAAAACTGTTTTCCTGGGAAGGGTCTCTTTCTTCAGACAGGGCAACTCCAAAGGGCCTAGCCACAGTGCTTGGAGGAACTAACTGGGGTGCTGGGGAAGGCTGTTCGCTGTTTTCCATCtttcaaacagacaaaacaagcaGGGAACGTCCCACCGCCGGCGCTGGAAAGACCCAAGACCTATTCCATGGAGTGTCCCTTTCCTGGGGATCTGCTGCCTAGTCACACAAAGGGAAGACATGGTGGGTGGCCTCATCAAGTAGGGTATACCATTCCTTGGTGCAGGTGTCCTAGACAGCAGGCTGCAGCAGGAACCAGACCATGTCCTCCTAGAGCACCAAGAAAGTGCAGAAAGCCCACTGGGACCGGGAGGACCCCCACAATCAATCCCCAGGAAAAAGGCATGGAAGAGCCTGccaaagaaaacacacatcccCACATTCCAGGTCCTCAGCCTCAAAACCCCGCTGCCTCCTACCTATCTCCCAGAGCAGCTCACCTCAGGAAAAGTACCCTAGGGACCCTCAAAGAACATCAGAATGGGCTTAGGGAATGCCTGGCCTCTTCCCCACAAAAGCCCAGTAGCATCTTCAGTTCCTTGATTTTCCAGAAAAGGCCACATGGACTGTGAGGCACCTGGGATAGCTTGAACAAACTGAAACTTCAGGCCCTCTCTCTAGGGTTCATCCTTCAGGCTTTTCAGTATTATTGTTTCAGATAAATAACGAGCCACCAGAATAAcgtgtctct from Meriones unguiculatus strain TT.TT164.6M chromosome X, Bangor_MerUng_6.1, whole genome shotgun sequence encodes the following:
- the Bcor gene encoding BCL-6 corepressor isoform X8 translates to MLSATPLYGNVHSWMNSERVRMCGTSEDRKIPVNDGDASKARLELREENPLNHNVVDTSGAHRIDGLAALSMDRTGLIREGLRVPGNIVYSGLCGLGSEKGREAATSSLGGLGFSSERNPEMQFKPNTPETVEASAVSGKPPNGFSAIYKTPPGIQKSAVGTAESLGLDRPASDKQSPLNINGASYLRLPWVNPYMEGATPAIYPFLDSPNKYSLNMYKALLPQQSYGLTQPLYSPVCTSGERFLYLPPPHYVNPHIPSSLSSPMRLSTPSASPAIPPLVHCSDKSLPWKMGVSPGNPVDSHTYPHIQNSKQPRVSSAKAVNSGLPGDTALLLPPSPRPSPRVHLPAQPTAETYSEFHKHYPRISTSPSVTLTKPYMTVNSEFPTARLSNGKYPKAPDGGDCAQPMSGHTRKSTVQDKKDGGSPPLLEKQTVTKDVTDKPLDLSSKVVDVDASKADHMKKMAPTVLVHSRAASGLVLSGSEIPKETLSPPGNGCAIYRSEIISTAPSSWVVPGPSPNEENNGKSMSLKNKALDWAIPQQRSSSCPRMGGTDAVITNVSGSVSSSGRPASASPAPNANADGTKTSRSSVDTTPSVIQHVGQPPTTPAKHSGSTSSKAAKANPEPSFKASENGLPPSSIFLSPNEAFRSPPIPYPRSYLPYPAPEGIALSPLSLHGKGPVYPHPVLLPNGSLFPGHLAPKPGLPYGLHTSRPEFVTYQDALGLGMVHPMLIPHTPMEITKEEKTERRSRSHERARYEDPALRSRFSEMLEASSTKLHPEVPTDKNLKPNPSWNQGKTGVKSDKLVYVDLLREEAEAKTDVGASKPGLVTENVGQNTESTKPSADPVIQQHRDFISLREELGRVSDFHESYTFKQAPGQPVFSLGKDSVATGTNKENLGVPVATPFLETTLGSEGPAVTFGKTQEDPKPFCVGGAPPSLDVTPTYTKDGTDEAEANNGKVLKPKPSKLAKRIANSAGYVGDRFKCVTTELYADSSQLSREQRALQRAMMRFSELEMKEKEGGHPATKDSEVCKFTPADWERLKGNQDKKPKSVTLEEAVADQNDSERCEYSTGNKHDLFAAPEDKNVPVEKYFLERPPVSEPPTDQAVMDTGPHSPTLRLDRKRKVSGDHTHTETTVEELPEDPLKAKRRRISKGLHPKKQRHLLHLRERWEQQVSAAESKPGRQSRKEVTQAAQPEVTSQGNNITEEKPGRKKAEAKGNRGWSEESLKTTDNEQGLPVFSVSPPMKSVSSTNASGKKQTQPSCTPASRLPAKQQKIKESQKTDVLCADEEGDCRAASPLQKYPDNSEKPSGKRLCKTKHLIPQESRRGLPITGDYYLESTDSKMTVRRFRKRPEPSADYDLSPARQEQPKPLDRLQQLLPASQATQLPRSSSPQETTQSRPMPPEARRLIVNKNAGETLLQRAARLGYEEVVLYCLENKICDVNHRDNAGYCALHEACARGWLNIVRHLLEYGADVNCSAQDGTRPLHDAVENDHLEIVRLLLSYGADPTLATYSGRTIMKMTHSELMEKFLTDYLNDLQGRRDDDSSGSWEFYGSCVCEPDDESGYDVLANPPGPEDQDEEEDSYSDMFEFEFSETSLLPCYNIQVSVAQGPRNWLLLSDVLKKLKMSSRIFRCNFPNMEIVTIAEAEFYRQVSASLLFSCPKDLEAFNPESKELLDLVEFTNELQTLLGSTVEWLQPSDVSPEDYW
- the Bcor gene encoding BCL-6 corepressor isoform X5; this encodes MLSATPLYGNVHSWMNSERVRMCGTSEDRKIPVNDGDASKARLELREENPLNHNVVDTSGAHRIDGLAALSMDRTGLIREGLRVPGNIVYSGLCGLGSEKGREAATSSLGGLGFSSERNPEMQFKPNTPETVEASAVSGKPPNGFSAIYKTPPGIQKSAVGTAESLGLDRPASDKQSPLNINGASYLRLPWVNPYMEGATPAIYPFLDSPNKYSLNMYKALLPQQSYGLTQPLYSPVCTSGERFLYLPPPHYVNPHIPSSLSSPMRLSTPSASPAIPPLVHCSDKSLPWKMGVSPGNPVDSHTYPHIQNSKQPRVSSAKAVNSGLPGDTALLLPPSPRPSPRVHLPAQPTAETYSEFHKHYPRISTSPSVTLTKPYMTVNSEFPTARLSNGKYPKAPDGGDCAQPMSGHTRKSTVQDKKDGGSPPLLEKQTVTKDVTDKPLDLSSKVVDVDASKADHMKKMAPTVLVHSRAASGLVLSGSEIPKETLSPPGNGCAIYRSEIISTAPSSWVVPGPSPNEENNGKSMSLKNKALDWAIPQQRSSSCPRMGGTDAVITNVSGSVSSSGRPASASPAPNANADGTKTSRSSVDTTPSVIQHVGQPPTTPAKHSGSTSSKAAKANPEPSFKASENGLPPSSIFLSPNEAFRSPPIPYPRSYLPYPAPEGIALSPLSLHGKGPVYPHPVLLPNGSLFPGHLAPKPGLPYGLHTSRPEFVTYQDALGLGMVHPMLIPHTPMEITKEEKTERRSRSHERARYEDPALRSRFSEMLEASSTKLHPEVPTDKNLKPNPSWNQGKTGVKSDKLVYVDLLREEAEAKTDVGASKPGLVTENVGQNTESTKPSADPVIQQHRDFISLREELGRVSDFHESYTFKQAPGQPVFSLGKDSVATGTNKENLGVPVATPFLETTLGSEGPAVTFGKTQEDPKPFCVGGAPPSLDVTPTYTKDGTDEAEANNGKVLKPKPSKLAKRIANSAGYVGDRFKCVTTELYADSSQLSREQRALQRAMMRFSELEMKEKEGGHPATKDSEVCKFTPADWERLKGNQDKKPKSVTLEEAVADQNDSERCEYSTGNKHDLFAAPEDKNVPVEKYFLERPPVSEPPTDQAVMDTGPHSPTLRLDRKRKVSGDHTHTETTVEELPEDPLKAKRRRISKDDWPEREMTNSSSNHLEDPHYSELTNLKVCIELTGLHPKKQRHLLHLRERWEQQVSAAESKPGRQSRKEVTQAAQPEVTSQGNNITEEKPGRKKAEAKGNRGWSEESLKTTDNEQGLPVFSVSPPMKSVSSTNASGKKQTQPSCTPASRLPAKQQKIKESQKTDVLCADEEGDCRAASPLQKYPDNSEKPSGKRLCKTKHLIPQESRRGLPITGDYYLESTDSKMTVRRFRKRPEPSADYDLSPARQEQPKPLDRLQQLLPASQATQLPRSSSPQETTQSRPMPPEARRLIVNKNAGETLLQRAARLGYEEVVLYCLENKICDVNHRDNAGYCALHEACARGWLNIVRHLLEYGADVNCSAQDGTRPLHDAVENDHLEIVRLLLSYGADPTLATYSGRTIMKMTHSELMEKFLTDYLNDLQGRRDDDSSGSWEFYGSCVCEPDDESGYDVLANPPGPEDQDEEEDSYSDMFEFEFSETSLLPCYNIQVSVAQGPRNWLLLSDVLKKLKMSSRIFRCNFPNMEIVTIAEAEFYRQVSASLLFSCPKDLEAFNPESKELLDLVEFTNELQTLLGSTVEWLQPSDVSPEDYW